The Desulfovibrio sp. UIB00 DNA window TAACCTGAATCATCTTTCGCTGCTCTTTGATCGGCAGCATGGCCTGCAAAAACCACCACAAAGTCCCAGCCAACGGTGTTCCTCCAGAAGCCCGAATGTCGAACAAGTCTGGCACCGCCTGCCCGTGCCGCATGATGGGGAATACGGAATTGGTCGCCGTAGCAGCAGGGAAGGCCGTTACCGCCGGGTCTACTCCACTGAGATGCCTCAGTGCGGCTGCCACTGCAAAGCAGGCTCCTTTGGCGAGGTTAATTGGTGCGCCAGCCATGCCGCCACTTACCTCCAGCAGGACATGGACAGCGGCGTTAAGCCCTTGTAGTTCAGTCTCTTTTGGGGGGAAATGAGCATTGCAAACTTGCAGACTGTGTAGTGAGTTGGCATGCAGTGTCCCTATGCGCAGGGCAAGACGGGCCGCATCAAGCGCGTGTACCCCCCGTCAGCCTATTGGGAAGAGGCCAAGTTGAGCTACCAAGAAGATTCGGCAGCCGGGATACCTTGGGTTTGCCTCAGGCGCGGGCGCAAAGTGTTGGACTACAATACGGCATGGCGCACTGCGGTAAAAGTCGCAGGCATGTAGGGGCGTGGAATCAGGCCGTATGATATACGGCACATCGCGGCCTCAGAAATGTTGGCACGCGGGGCAGACCTTGCCGCCGTGGCTGCACAGCTCGGGCATAGTAATGTTGCCACAACAGGCGGGACATATTCGCACGTCACAGCAGGGAGCCAAGCCGCAGCGGTTGCACTTATGCCCGGCCTAGATGATGGTGATACGGTGGTGATACAAAAAGACGTAAAAAAGGGTTAGGTTTTTACACCTAACCCTTTGATTTAACTTGGTACCGGGAGCGAGACTTGAACTCGCAAGAGGTTGCCCTCGGCGGATTTTGAGTCCGCTGCGTCTACCAATTCCACCATCCCGGCAGACTAGCCAAGGCACATGGGCAATGCCGCATATGCATGGCGTGAGTGGCTTTGTAGCCCAAGGTACGCCGATTCGTCAAGCCCTCAGCAGTGTTGCCTCTCTGATTAGGCCAAAAGCAGCTCGACACCGCACCATGCGGCTCCCACTCCCAGCCTGCCGTCTTTGATTTGGAGCCAATGTAACAGACTGCGCTTCGGTAAATCAGAATCACGGCTTTGTTATGCACGCTCCTGTCAGGCTCACCAATCAGGCTATGTAATTTTACTGAGCGGATTCACGATGAAGTCACCTGTGGATGAAGTCACCTGTGGCGGTATTGCCATGCCGCGCAGGCCAAAAAACTTTCCTTTGAGTTCACAACGTGAAATTTCCCCGCCCAGAGCTGAATTCCACCGATTCTGCCGCATTGACATTTACAGGTAATGGCCTGACTCGAAAAATAATTTTACAAAAAAATTCGCATCTGCTTGACACTTGCCCCCCATTTGCGTAAACACCTCTTCACGCAATGCGGG harbors:
- a CDS encoding tyrosine-type recombinase/integrase, translated to MRPYDIRHIAASEMLARGADLAAVAAQLGHSNVATTGGTYSHVTAGSQAAAVALMPGLDDGDTVVIQKDVKKG
- a CDS encoding DUF1466 family protein, translated to MARHQIGQIVDHPAGLRQQVRYVFIPNAKAVNFKADFMGHPNGIVCGQMVVWHANNLNHLSLLFDRQHGLQKPPQSPSQRCSSRSPNVEQVWHRLPVPHDGEYGIGRRSSREGRYRRVYSTEMPQCGCHCKAGSFGEVNWCASHAATYLQQDMDSGVKPL